A window of Polypterus senegalus isolate Bchr_013 chromosome 14, ASM1683550v1, whole genome shotgun sequence contains these coding sequences:
- the LOC120515032 gene encoding N-acetyllactosaminide beta-1,3-N-acetylglucosaminyltransferase 3-like isoform X2 — MKRINRRLEFIALLLFGSLGLLILLFTDNSDDLLEVPESETAQSMPKRHTNGDQATTPQSSKCKMNTSVAKIPEFTHFNEPMKEFLRFRHCRNFPILLDAPEKCGKRPQDSSKVFLLLMIKSSPLNYDRREVIRKTWGKERLQNGVWIRRIFVSGVPQSNVDARRYSSLLQIENEQHNDILQFDFIDTFYNLTLKQTLFLGWLETQCPHAHFLFNGDDDVFANTENMVLFLKGLKDNDGSEHLFMGFLVIGNGPIRDAYSKYFVPAQIYESHLFPPYCSGGGILLSMFTAKAIYKVLHAMEIFPIDDVFLGMCLEKAGLQPMSHRGILTLGFQMLSNTFETFDPCFYRELLLVHSFLPHEAIVMWEKIHNPQIKCGTLMAPKLPV, encoded by the coding sequence ATGAAGAGGATAAATCGCCGGCTGGAGTTCATTGCACTTTTGTTGTTTGGATCACTTGGTCTTTTAATTCTCCTGTTTACTGACAATAGTGATGATTTGTTGGAAGTGCCGGAAAGTGAGACAGCCCAGTCGATGCCAAAACGGCATACAAACGGCGATCAAGCAACCACCCCACAGAGCTCTAAATGTAAAATGAACACATCGGTAGCTAAAATCCCTGAATTCACCCATTTCAACGAACCAATGAAGGAATTTTTGCGATTCCGCCACTGCCGTAATTTTCCAATTTTACTTGATGCTCCTGAAAAATGTGGCAAAAGACCTCAAGATTCCTCAAAAGTGTTTCTTCTGCTGATGATTAAGTCTTCTCCTTTAAACTATGACAGAAGGGAAGTCATTCGAAAGACTTGGGGTAAAGAAAGATTACAGAATGGGGTCTGGATTCGCAGGATCTTTGTCTCTGGTGTTCCTCAAAGCAATGTCGATGCCCGCAGGTACAGCTCACTCCTACAAATTGAGAATGAGCAGCACAACGACATCCTGCAATTTGACTTCATTGACACCTTCTATAATCTCACCCTAAAGCAAACGCTTTTCCTGGGGTGGTTGGAAACGCAGTGCCCTCATGCTCACTTTCTTTTCAATGGGGATGATGACGTATTCGCCAATACAGAAAATATGGTGCTGTTTCTGAAAGGCTTGAAAGATAATGATGGCAGTGAGCATCTCTTTATGGGTTTCTTGGTTATTGGCAATGGCCCCATTCGAGatgcatacagtaaatattttgttCCTGCTCAGATCTATGAGTCTCACTTGTTTCCTCCTTACTGTAGTGGTGGTGGCATTCTTCTGTCCATGTTTACAGCTAAGGCCATCTACAAAGTGTTACATGCAATGGAAATATTTCCCATCGATGACGTCTTTCTGGGCATGTGTTTGGAAAAGGCTGGATTGCAACCCATGTCCCACAGGGGTATCCTAACTCTTGGTTTTCAAATGCTATCCAATACCTTTGAGACTTTTGACCCTTGCTTTTATCGGGAGTTGCTCTTGGTACATTCATTCTTGCCACACGAAGCCATTGTCATGTGGGAAAAAATCCATAATCCTCAAATCAAATGTGGTACATTGATGGCCCCCAAACTTCCTGTATGA
- the LOC120515032 gene encoding N-acetyllactosaminide beta-1,3-N-acetylglucosaminyltransferase 3-like isoform X1, producing MFLEMKRINRRLEFIALLLFGSLGLLILLFTDNSDDLLEVPESETAQSMPKRHTNGDQATTPQSSKCKMNTSVAKIPEFTHFNEPMKEFLRFRHCRNFPILLDAPEKCGKRPQDSSKVFLLLMIKSSPLNYDRREVIRKTWGKERLQNGVWIRRIFVSGVPQSNVDARRYSSLLQIENEQHNDILQFDFIDTFYNLTLKQTLFLGWLETQCPHAHFLFNGDDDVFANTENMVLFLKGLKDNDGSEHLFMGFLVIGNGPIRDAYSKYFVPAQIYESHLFPPYCSGGGILLSMFTAKAIYKVLHAMEIFPIDDVFLGMCLEKAGLQPMSHRGILTLGFQMLSNTFETFDPCFYRELLLVHSFLPHEAIVMWEKIHNPQIKCGTLMAPKLPV from the coding sequence agATGAAGAGGATAAATCGCCGGCTGGAGTTCATTGCACTTTTGTTGTTTGGATCACTTGGTCTTTTAATTCTCCTGTTTACTGACAATAGTGATGATTTGTTGGAAGTGCCGGAAAGTGAGACAGCCCAGTCGATGCCAAAACGGCATACAAACGGCGATCAAGCAACCACCCCACAGAGCTCTAAATGTAAAATGAACACATCGGTAGCTAAAATCCCTGAATTCACCCATTTCAACGAACCAATGAAGGAATTTTTGCGATTCCGCCACTGCCGTAATTTTCCAATTTTACTTGATGCTCCTGAAAAATGTGGCAAAAGACCTCAAGATTCCTCAAAAGTGTTTCTTCTGCTGATGATTAAGTCTTCTCCTTTAAACTATGACAGAAGGGAAGTCATTCGAAAGACTTGGGGTAAAGAAAGATTACAGAATGGGGTCTGGATTCGCAGGATCTTTGTCTCTGGTGTTCCTCAAAGCAATGTCGATGCCCGCAGGTACAGCTCACTCCTACAAATTGAGAATGAGCAGCACAACGACATCCTGCAATTTGACTTCATTGACACCTTCTATAATCTCACCCTAAAGCAAACGCTTTTCCTGGGGTGGTTGGAAACGCAGTGCCCTCATGCTCACTTTCTTTTCAATGGGGATGATGACGTATTCGCCAATACAGAAAATATGGTGCTGTTTCTGAAAGGCTTGAAAGATAATGATGGCAGTGAGCATCTCTTTATGGGTTTCTTGGTTATTGGCAATGGCCCCATTCGAGatgcatacagtaaatattttgttCCTGCTCAGATCTATGAGTCTCACTTGTTTCCTCCTTACTGTAGTGGTGGTGGCATTCTTCTGTCCATGTTTACAGCTAAGGCCATCTACAAAGTGTTACATGCAATGGAAATATTTCCCATCGATGACGTCTTTCTGGGCATGTGTTTGGAAAAGGCTGGATTGCAACCCATGTCCCACAGGGGTATCCTAACTCTTGGTTTTCAAATGCTATCCAATACCTTTGAGACTTTTGACCCTTGCTTTTATCGGGAGTTGCTCTTGGTACATTCATTCTTGCCACACGAAGCCATTGTCATGTGGGAAAAAATCCATAATCCTCAAATCAAATGTGGTACATTGATGGCCCCCAAACTTCCTGTATGA